One genomic region from Coriobacteriia bacterium encodes:
- a CDS encoding ribonuclease J: protein MTENGRCLRVIPLGGLDEIGKNMTVIECGDDMVVVDAGLMFPDEDHPGVDLILPDFRYIVERQHKLRGIVITHGHEDHTGALPYLLRELDRKVPVLGTKLTLGLVGGKLEEHRVEHPKLREISAGSHVTLGPFAFDFMPVNHSIPDGVACFIRTPVGNILHSGDFKFDQTPIDGRLTDFGALTRAGKAGVMLLMSDSTGAEGSGYTRPEASIAPTLRRIFAEARQRIIVASFASHIHRVQQVCDAAVESGRKVAVTGRSMINNTAIARELGYLHIDDDDILDAYEAQDLAPEEVVVLSTGSQGEPLSALARMANGDHKAVRIEAGDTVVISASPVPGNEKAVSRVINRLAKAGARVLHKGNADVHVSGHAAAEELKMMLNMVKPTYFVPIHGETRHMQAHAALARSVGVAEENVFVMENGYCLEFDGRGARISEHVDSGVVYVDGLSVGDLGQVVLRDRRLLARDGIATVVIAIDAQNGRVVGEPELVTRGISLGGDGAELMALAQERLAATLRKMESEGVTDHAVVQKAVRESLGQLLWDRVRTRPMIIPVVMEV from the coding sequence TCGAATGCGGCGACGACATGGTCGTCGTGGACGCGGGGCTGATGTTCCCCGACGAGGACCACCCGGGCGTGGACCTGATCCTGCCCGACTTCAGGTACATCGTCGAGCGGCAGCACAAGCTGCGCGGGATCGTGATCACGCACGGTCACGAGGACCACACGGGTGCGCTGCCGTACCTCCTGAGGGAGCTCGACCGCAAGGTGCCCGTACTGGGCACGAAGCTCACCCTCGGGCTCGTCGGCGGGAAGCTCGAGGAGCACCGCGTCGAGCACCCCAAGCTGCGCGAGATATCCGCGGGCAGCCACGTGACGCTCGGGCCGTTCGCGTTCGACTTCATGCCGGTGAACCACTCGATCCCCGACGGCGTCGCGTGCTTCATACGAACGCCGGTGGGCAACATCCTGCACTCGGGGGACTTCAAGTTCGACCAGACGCCCATAGACGGGCGACTGACGGACTTCGGGGCGCTCACGCGCGCGGGAAAGGCCGGGGTCATGCTCCTGATGAGCGACTCCACCGGAGCCGAGGGCTCGGGGTACACACGTCCCGAGGCGAGCATCGCCCCCACGCTACGCAGGATCTTCGCCGAGGCCCGGCAGCGCATCATCGTCGCTTCGTTCGCCTCCCACATCCACCGCGTGCAGCAGGTCTGCGACGCGGCGGTCGAGAGCGGACGTAAGGTGGCCGTGACGGGGCGCTCGATGATCAACAACACCGCGATCGCGCGCGAGCTGGGCTACCTGCACATCGACGACGACGACATCCTCGACGCCTACGAGGCGCAGGACCTCGCGCCCGAAGAGGTGGTCGTCCTCTCGACCGGAAGCCAGGGAGAGCCGCTCTCGGCGCTCGCGCGCATGGCCAACGGCGACCACAAGGCGGTCCGGATCGAAGCGGGGGACACGGTCGTGATCTCCGCCTCGCCCGTGCCGGGCAACGAGAAGGCCGTCAGCCGCGTCATCAACCGCCTGGCCAAGGCCGGCGCGCGCGTGCTCCACAAGGGCAACGCCGACGTGCACGTCTCGGGGCACGCCGCCGCCGAGGAGCTCAAGATGATGCTCAACATGGTGAAGCCGACCTACTTCGTGCCGATCCACGGCGAGACGCGGCACATGCAGGCGCACGCCGCCCTGGCCCGCTCGGTGGGAGTGGCCGAGGAGAACGTGTTCGTCATGGAGAACGGGTACTGCCTCGAGTTCGACGGGCGAGGCGCGCGCATATCCGAGCACGTGGACAGCGGCGTCGTGTACGTCGACGGCCTCTCGGTGGGCGACCTCGGCCAGGTCGTGCTGCGCGACCGCCGGCTGCTCGCGCGCGACGGCATCGCCACGGTGGTCATCGCCATCGACGCGCAGAACGGCCGCGTCGTGGGCGAACCGGAGCTCGTCACGCGCGGCATCTCGCTGGGCGGGGACGGGGCCGAGCTCATGGCCTTGGCCCAGGAGCGCCTCGCCGCCACCCTGCGCAAGATGGAGTCGGAGGGCGTCACCGACCACGCGGTGGTGCAGAAGGCTGTGCGGGAGTCGCTCGGCCAGCTGTTGTG